One window from the genome of Aegilops tauschii subsp. strangulata cultivar AL8/78 unplaced genomic scaffold, Aet v6.0 ptg000511l_obj, whole genome shotgun sequence encodes:
- the LOC120964980 gene encoding uncharacterized protein: protein MNRQYLYMTAMNVKRSSYTLHRIKASQLFYPKGAPDSAAAAVEVRSVPPPTMAFYPPRSEHRLEIMEFMLFGSNRNKIVCTDERGQAVLYDDGLQAVRMLPSLRKPKWEPVPLAVGDNLLVMEAIPKNDQEKEHQSFEVLVYGERPKIFKGEDFFWHSIPPPPYVYAPDYGIHRSDVITACTAVNSSSILISREPRHLLLGHSKWSKTFFREGGYMAGGAADATTSPSTPPPPPEQGLPPLSLPFKGLAEYVPEYNLLFGVSARVFGVLCASDLGAASAKQMPPVVFQEWEGFAAPEGTEIESYLLHLGAGRFCVAKSIMTTRLQEMSGQSCCFHEKSTLTVDKLVMFTGVEIQRCGRGLKVIKHKSFRYSMRPCGMPHILY, encoded by the exons ATGAACCGACAATACCTGTACATGACGGCCATGAACGTCAAAAGGAGCTCATATACTCTACACCGCATCAAGGCATCACAATTGTTTTACCCCAAGGGTGCACCTGACTCCGCGGCTGCGGCGGTGGAGGTCCGTTCTGTGCCGCCACCAACAATGGCTTTCTACCCTCCTCGGTCCGAGCATAGACTGGAGATAATGGAGTTCATGCTCTTCGGCAGCAACAGGAATAAGATCGTCTGCACAGACGAGAGAGGTCAAGCCGTCTTATATGATGACGGCTTGCAAGCTGTCCGCATGTTGCCAAGCCTCAGAAAGCCCAAGTGGGAACCAGTGCCCCTCGCCGTTGGTGACAACCTGTTGGTCATGGAGGCTATCCCTAAGAACGATCAAGAGAAGGAACATCAATCTTTCGAGGTGCTTGTATATGGCGAAAGGCCTAAAATATTCAAGGGGGAGGACTTCTTCTGGCATTCCATCCCACCGCCGCCTTATGTGTATGCCCCTGACTATGGCATCCACCGTTCTGACGTGATCACCGCGTGCACTGCGGTCAACAGCTCAAGCATCTTGATATCCAGAGAGCCTCGGCACCTACTGCTTGGACACAGTAAGTGGAGCAAGACTTTTTTTAGAGAAGGAGGTT ATATGGCTGGAGGTGCAGCCGACGCTACCACCAGTCcctccacgccgccgccgccgcccgaacaGGGCTTGCCGCCGCTGTCGCTGCCGTTTAAAGGACTTGCAGAGTATGTTCCGGAGTACAATCTCTTGTTTGGTGTCTCGGCCAGGGTGTTTGGCGTCCTCTGCGCATCAGACCTGGGTGCCGCCTCGGCAAAGCAGATGCCGCCGGTGGTATTCCAAGAGTGGGAGGGATTTGCTGCCCCTGAGGGTACTGAGATAGAATCGTACCTCCTGCACCTAGGTGCCGGCCGTTTTTGTGTCGCCAAGTCGATCATGACAACAAGGCTGCAAGAGATGTCTGGCCAGTCGTGCTGTTTCCATGAGAAGAGTACTCTCACTGTAGATAAGTTAGTGATGTTTACTGGCGTGGAGATTCAGCGCTGTGGCAGAGGGCTTAAGGTGATCAAGCACAAATCGTTTCGTTATAGTATGAGGCCATGCGGCATGCCCCACATACTTTATTAG